In Granulicatella elegans, one genomic interval encodes:
- a CDS encoding YkyA family protein has protein sequence MKKIATKVFLISASLLVFAACANTKKSAEKTVQEVQDTLPVVVDHLNNIQTFEANLQNDWEDDIADDSTLANYAKKKGKVFDNLQQRRDIQKQITKTLKVIRDDASHLSNLQDKNLPSVEIKIVSSNLQKIVDSITDYIKKSEEQLNKEQQFFVEISGNKLSNDDLREKIKVLNQAAIDRQKILEEINEPLTAIDKPIRILKARLSTRKE, from the coding sequence ATGAAAAAAATTGCTACGAAGGTATTCTTGATTAGTGCAAGTTTGCTAGTATTTGCAGCCTGCGCTAATACAAAGAAGAGTGCTGAGAAAACTGTTCAAGAAGTACAAGATACCTTACCTGTGGTTGTTGATCATTTAAACAACATCCAAACTTTTGAAGCAAATTTGCAAAATGATTGGGAAGATGATATTGCTGATGATTCGACTCTAGCAAATTACGCTAAGAAAAAAGGTAAAGTTTTTGATAATCTACAACAAAGAAGAGATATTCAAAAACAAATTACTAAAACGTTAAAAGTGATTCGTGATGATGCGTCTCACCTTAGTAATTTACAAGACAAAAATTTGCCAAGTGTTGAAATTAAAATCGTAAGCTCAAACTTGCAAAAAATTGTCGACAGTATAACGGATTACATCAAGAAATCCGAAGAACAATTAAATAAAGAACAACAATTCTTTGTTGAAATTTCTGGAAATAAATTATCAAATGATGATTTAAGAGAGAAAATCAAAGTTTTGAATCAAGCAGCCATTGATCGTCAAAAAATACTGGAAGAAATTAACGAACCTCTGACAGCCATTGACAAACCAATCCGAATTCTAAAGGCTCGCTTGAGTACAAGAAAGGAGTAG